Within the Syngnathoides biaculeatus isolate LvHL_M chromosome 13, ASM1980259v1, whole genome shotgun sequence genome, the region AGAAAAGACAGAACAGTATCCTTATCAAACAAACGCACACAAGTGTACGTAGGCAGTGTCCAACCTGACTAATGAAATGCAATAGGATTCCAAATAAGTCCAACAATTTATGACCAAGTGGGTGGATATGTTGAATTGGATAAAACGCGGGCACGGTGGAGTCGTGTTCGGTACGTCTGCCTCACACAAGAGGTCGTGACTTGGAATCTCAGCTCCACTCTCAGGTCCACTTGTGTTGACTGTACAATAGCTGTTTTATCCATATGTCTGCTGCAGTTGATTCGTGACCAGTCCGGGGTCTACCccaagtcagttgggatagggtcTGGCTGACCTGCGTTGCTGAGGACaaatgggattaaaaaaatggatggctgttagTTATATTTCAACTGAATGTGTATCTGATTGGAGATTTGAGATTAATGTTTAATCTGCCATACAGTATGTCGCCAGATGTGTTTGTATTGCGGTGTTTATAAGAGCTTATTACATTTTGTTGGATCGCAAGAAAGTCTTGAGGAACCAGGtggtgaaaatgttttgttttggaactCCACAGTTTTGTAGTCTATATGCGGGACTGTAGCGCAAATATTTACACAccccttggggggggggggggtaatatgACACCTGCAGCAGTCACGTGAAAGCTCAATGAATTTGTCCCAGACATGAGAAAAGATTCTATTTGAATATACTTGATTTGTCATTCCACGGTTACAGGAACACGCCTGGCAGATGAGCACAGTACTTTCCTTAAGTGAAACCTCCTCTCCAGCTGGATATTCAGCTGCCTGAGCAAAGccgacaaaaacaaagatagcAAGATGAGCGTGTCGGAAGTTAAGAACTTCCTGCGTCTCATCAACACCGATGTGGATGACAGCTACGTGGAGATGCTCTTTGAGGTTGTACCGCGCACACCTTGATGACCCTGATTTGGTACAATCTCATCAGAGATTATAAAGAAATTTAATCTTGTTGCTCCTGCAGGTCATAGTCATAGGTCATTGTTCAAataagattactttttttttttttttttctaatcagcCATTAAAGACCTGTTAGCCGTCAATATCTGTCGTTTAAACTAAATGTTAAAGTATTAAACCTGATGGACTGTCATGTTGCGTCAAATAGAAATGTGACCAATCAAAGACTGGATACCTTTCTGGGGAGGAGATCAAAAATTTCTATGACCTGCTAACCTACCGGGAAGAAATTGACGTGATCTACCGGGAGTACGCCCGTTCTGCAGATGTCATGAGTCCCGAGAACCTGAGGGAATTCCTGGAGAAGGAACAAAGAGAGACGATAACGATGGCTGATGCACTTGAGATTATTGAGAAATTTGAACCGGATGAAAAAGGTGACAAATGAGATGTCTCTTAAAATGTTACAGAACTTATCATTCACAGGCCATAAACTGTACAAGGTCACAGATATACAGTAGGTAGACCAACAATTAAGCATGCTCCCTCCTTTttggcaatttagtgttttatTTACCTAACGTGTGGTTTTGGCACAAAAGGCAGCGTTGATCTTTCAAGGAGCTAATTTTGGCCCCTTTCTTGTCCCTAATGGCAATTATTTGTGCGGACTTCAAACTGCatggtgtgttgttgttgtttgttgttttccagCCAAAGAAAAGAAGGTGTTGACTAAAGACGGCTTCCTCATGTACCTGCACCATCCTGATGCCTTGATCCTCAATCCAGAGCACAAAGAGGTGTACCAGGACATGAGCCAGCCGCTCAACCACTATTTCATCTCCTCCTCACACAACACCTACCTCATGGAGGATCAACTCAAAGGCCCCAGTAGCACAGAAGCCTATATCAGGTGAAtgccgtgacaaaaaaaaaaaaaaaaaatcacaactccccaagagaaaacaaaacatgaacatgcttcacagtatcAACGCAAAGCAATCCCCAGGTAATATGGAAATGAGTTCCTGAGTGCAATTTAAGTATTTGCAAGCTcaagtcacattttattttttgtatgttatgttTTGCCTGACAGCACCGATCTCAAACAAAAGAGTAAATAGTGCCGCTTTATGGTATCATACATTACTTTGTCTACACTGGTGACGCAGCAAATTTTGTCTGCAGTTCTCGGCGTATTGATTTCCCATGGTAATTTGTTATTTACACTTGGCgccaaaatgaatggataggtttccgatggcgtccgccattttgtgtgtctgaagcAAGGGAAGCGTCtatgtcaacaaagcaagcaagaCCCTTTCGTCCGATAATATGGGCCACACTAGCCTAGTTTGGGGCTGTACTAACCGTGCTCAATCGGGGGAAACAAAGACGtagtattttgatattccaaaAGTTGTTGGCAAccagggaagtaaaactaagcGACTGTCAACAGAAAGACGGAACCTATGGTTGTCGAGGATCAACCGAGCAGAGTCTCTTCCTGatgcaacaaagagacactataAATTTGCTCAGATAATTTCGTAACGGCGtacgttttcaattaaatacttgaggcaacaaggaatTAATAAATTATGTATTCTACACAAAGGTATGACAGAATTtcttttaagagaaaaaaatggacttacatttttaacagcAGAGGGCGGTAACCAGTAAGACCTCTCTTCTATAACTGTCTTGCTATCATGTAATTTTACTGAAGCCTCAACTGCAAAAAGAAGGGCAGTCACGTGTGAACACACTTCTCCGAGACCGGCCATGCAAGTACAATGACCGGAGAGAAcgcagccatctttttgggatatgagcCCGGGATGTAGTAGAAGACGTCTGAGAATATCTTACTCAAGCTGCCATTACACACTGATTCTCGATTACCCGTTGCTGTAAatcttgaacccacccacttaTAAAGTAATTGTAGGCTTGTAGAGACTTGTAAGCCtttagttcatcaagggtataTGCGCTCACAGAATTCTCGAGATAATTAACGATATCGCATATGTAATGTCACGGTAGCCTTCCACATCGTCACTCCAGTCGCTTGCTTGGAATTCATATGTATCATTGCCGCGgatgtccttcaatttctccaagtatctggctctgcttaaagcatcaaacatgtttttgtccactacgtttgcatttgctttaaacgtcataacttttacaccaaacggaaaatttaacgatagaaaaaaaactacacgcTTCACCATTCACCAATCTTCTCTGAACTCTAAGACATACAGTGTGGCATCCGTCGCAAGGCATGATGAGTAATCGGAAACCTACCTTTTATAAAATGACCGCGACTTTCATCTTCCTGAGGGGGTTGGGAAATACATTGAGAATGTGTAAGTGAAATATCATCCAACCCGGACGCCTTCGATCCTTGAAGCTAGACCTGGGCTTTCAGGGCTCTGCTGAAGGGCTGTCGCTGTGTGGAGCTGGACTGCTGGGACGGGTCTGATGACGAGCCGGTCATCTACCACGGCTACACGCTGACCTCCAAGATCCTCTTTAAAGACGCCATTAAAGCCATCAAGGAGTATGCTTTTCAGGTGTGCTCATTGTACGAGTTTCCAATCCTGTCAAAGTATGCAGTATTCTCGTATGGTTTAAAACAAATAACCGTATGTACCTCCCCGCTGGAGACATCTGAATACCCAGTGATTCTCTCCCTGGAGAACCACTGCAGTGTGGAGCAGCAGCAAGTCATGGCCCAACACTTGAGATCCATCTTGGGCAGCGCGCTGGTCACGTCTCCCCTCGGGGACGGCATGCCCACCGACTTCCCCTCCCCTGAAGTGCGTTTCCTTACCACCGCTTGTTAGTTCTCATCTTGAGATTGTGCCGCTTCAATGTGCTCCAATGTGGTCTCCCAGGAGCTGAAAGGGAAGTTCCTGATCAAAGCAAAGAGGTTAAACAAACTGGAGGCCACTTTTGCTCCCGAGGTGACAGATGTCGATGACTCTGAagtgacagaagaagaagaatcaaacGATGAGGATGAGCCGGAGGAAAGAAATGtacattcccccccaaaaaaacacaatgttaaCAGTTGTAGTCTTTGAGTGGAATGTAGAGAACTTGTCTTATTTTACCTTTGAATgaactgcagaaaaaaaagaagctgaagCTATCGAAAGAGCTGTCCAACTTGGTGATCTACTGTAAGAGCGTCCACTTCAACGGCTTTGAGGATGCCAGGAAAAACCTGAGCTTCTACGAGATGTCgtcttttaaagaaaaaaaagcggtCGCGCTCGCAGAAGAGATGGGTGAGGAAGACTTTTTGCGCGGTCCAGTCACATACACCAATCCGTGGTGCTCATtctgtttattatttgactgtcAAAGCGATATTGATTTGACAATATTTCTTTTCCTGTGGTTGGAGTTTGCAGTAGTGCATCATTCTGAGAGtgaatattttgtcatgttgtTAAAAGACGGAAGCAAAACTTAAAAAAGACATGTTGGTAAAATACAGTGCACCACTGAAAAACCACACTTCAGAAAAAGATGGCAGGTATTGGATTGCatcagaaaaatgaaatgtacaatTTTCTGCTATTTTTAATTGGAGCTCAACAGTCCTTTGTCCCATCCAGCAAACGCCTACATCAGTCATAATGTGGACAAGCTGA harbors:
- the LOC133510565 gene encoding 1-phosphatidylinositol 4,5-bisphosphate phosphodiesterase delta-1-like isoform X2 — its product is MDTNGIEGKHVLGMDGDTDVQFLLQGGDLLKVRSSSWKKSRYFKLQEDCKTMWRESKRTFRRHQTFSIDDISVVRLGRQTEGLKKYTEQEMENCCFSIVFKEHRKNLDLIASSEDEAKQWARSLQKLISSRNNLNQQEKTEHWIFSCLSKADKNKDSKMSVSEVKNFLRLINTDVDDSYVEMLFEKCDQSKTGYLSGEEIKNFYDLLTYREEIDVIYREYARSADVMSPENLREFLEKEQRETITMADALEIIEKFEPDEKAKEKKVLTKDGFLMYLHHPDALILNPEHKEVYQDMSQPLNHYFISSSHNTYLMEDQLKGPSSTEAYIRALLKGCRCVELDCWDGSDDEPVIYHGYTLTSKILFKDAIKAIKEYAFQTSEYPVILSLENHCSVEQQQVMAQHLRSILGSALVTSPLGDGMPTDFPSPEELKGKFLIKAKRLNKLEATFAPEVTDVDDSEVTEEEESNDEDEPEERNKKKKLKLSKELSNLVIYCKSVHFNGFEDARKNLSFYEMSSFKEKKAVALAEEMANAYISHNVDKLSRVYPAGSRTDSSNYNPVPLWNAGCQIVALNFQTSCEDMDLNQGKFLVNGKSGYILKPAYMRNRVTEFDPITLTRGKWLKHKILHIMVISAQQLPKVNKKKSSIVDPLVKVEVYGVPADMSVKETRTVDNNGFNPEWNENFQFDVYVPELALVRFLIQDHDSTSGNEFVAQYTLPLNSLKMGYRHVPLLDKTGHVISAAALFVHIMLLDAE
- the LOC133510565 gene encoding 1-phosphatidylinositol 4,5-bisphosphate phosphodiesterase delta-1-like isoform X1, which codes for MACLRKQPKVSTSQELPRPARDREGIEKHAKLLGRLQGMDGDTDVQFLLQGGDLLKVRSSSWKKSRYFKLQEDCKTMWRESKRTFRRHQTFSIDDISVVRLGRQTEGLKKYTEQEMENCCFSIVFKEHRKNLDLIASSEDEAKQWARSLQKLISSRNNLNQQEKTEHWIFSCLSKADKNKDSKMSVSEVKNFLRLINTDVDDSYVEMLFEKCDQSKTGYLSGEEIKNFYDLLTYREEIDVIYREYARSADVMSPENLREFLEKEQRETITMADALEIIEKFEPDEKAKEKKVLTKDGFLMYLHHPDALILNPEHKEVYQDMSQPLNHYFISSSHNTYLMEDQLKGPSSTEAYIRALLKGCRCVELDCWDGSDDEPVIYHGYTLTSKILFKDAIKAIKEYAFQTSEYPVILSLENHCSVEQQQVMAQHLRSILGSALVTSPLGDGMPTDFPSPEELKGKFLIKAKRLNKLEATFAPEVTDVDDSEVTEEEESNDEDEPEERNKKKKLKLSKELSNLVIYCKSVHFNGFEDARKNLSFYEMSSFKEKKAVALAEEMANAYISHNVDKLSRVYPAGSRTDSSNYNPVPLWNAGCQIVALNFQTSCEDMDLNQGKFLVNGKSGYILKPAYMRNRVTEFDPITLTRGKWLKHKILHIMVISAQQLPKVNKKKSSIVDPLVKVEVYGVPADMSVKETRTVDNNGFNPEWNENFQFDVYVPELALVRFLIQDHDSTSGNEFVAQYTLPLNSLKMGYRHVPLLDKTGHVISAAALFVHIMLLDAE
- the LOC133510565 gene encoding 1-phosphatidylinositol 4,5-bisphosphate phosphodiesterase delta-1-like isoform X3; amino-acid sequence: MDTNGIEGKHGMDGDTDVQFLLQGGDLLKVRSSSWKKSRYFKLQEDCKTMWRESKRTFRRHQTFSIDDISVVRLGRQTEGLKKYTEQEMENCCFSIVFKEHRKNLDLIASSEDEAKQWARSLQKLISSRNNLNQQEKTEHWIFSCLSKADKNKDSKMSVSEVKNFLRLINTDVDDSYVEMLFEKCDQSKTGYLSGEEIKNFYDLLTYREEIDVIYREYARSADVMSPENLREFLEKEQRETITMADALEIIEKFEPDEKAKEKKVLTKDGFLMYLHHPDALILNPEHKEVYQDMSQPLNHYFISSSHNTYLMEDQLKGPSSTEAYIRALLKGCRCVELDCWDGSDDEPVIYHGYTLTSKILFKDAIKAIKEYAFQTSEYPVILSLENHCSVEQQQVMAQHLRSILGSALVTSPLGDGMPTDFPSPEELKGKFLIKAKRLNKLEATFAPEVTDVDDSEVTEEEESNDEDEPEERNKKKKLKLSKELSNLVIYCKSVHFNGFEDARKNLSFYEMSSFKEKKAVALAEEMANAYISHNVDKLSRVYPAGSRTDSSNYNPVPLWNAGCQIVALNFQTSCEDMDLNQGKFLVNGKSGYILKPAYMRNRVTEFDPITLTRGKWLKHKILHIMVISAQQLPKVNKKKSSIVDPLVKVEVYGVPADMSVKETRTVDNNGFNPEWNENFQFDVYVPELALVRFLIQDHDSTSGNEFVAQYTLPLNSLKMGYRHVPLLDKTGHVISAAALFVHIMLLDAE